One genomic region from Sphingobacterium multivorum encodes:
- the priA gene encoding replication restart helicase PriA: MSNPQSTIFSERDTLFVDVVLPLALARTYTYRIPVDWNDRVQVGLRVIVQFGRNKIYSAVVKSISQEAPKHYEAKYILDIIDEKPIVNLAQFKLWDWLADYYMCSLGEVMQAALPSALKLASETKVVSSIGEEFDRSTLSDKEYLIIEALEVAGELKVNDIVKLLGQKTVFPILKQLFDKGIVLISEEITERYKPKTKAFLRFAPDFRNEDAKRELLDSLNRAPKQQDAVLAFMQLVKKTEEITRPMLTEASGCGNGAITALIDKGVFEIKEKVVSRFQGEDIELDANFQFNENQQRAYTEIQASFEEKDVTLLHGVTASGKTQIYIRLIEQAIAAGKSALYLLPEIALTAQITARLKLHFGDKLGVYHSKFNDNERAEVWHKVMKNEFQVVIGARSSVFLPFQDLGIIIVDEEHESSYKQFDPAPRYHARDTAIYLGFLHQTKVLLGSATPSLESYYNAKAKKYGFVQLLERYGNAQLPSIELVNIPEEGRKENMFSYFSGTLLKAIEEAVKNKEQVILFQNRRGHTTMIQCNTCGFVAKCVNCDVSLTYHKSSNMMHCHYCGHVEPPLRVCPACGMPHIESKGFGTERVEEELEILMPEIRIGRLDLDSTKGKYGFDKIITAFDEHEFDVLIGTQMVAKGLDFGRVSLIGVVNADTIINFPDFRSYERSFSLFSQVAGRAGRREAGGKVIIQSYTTNHRVLEQVVNNDYEGMFMTEITERKNYLYPPFYRLIRIDIKHTDFQKCYDSANRFASALRQQLGARVLGPEPPLVSRVRNNFIQTITLKIERTNISIAKVKELIRSVHLDFEIDKTNAGVRVQVDVDPY, translated from the coding sequence ATGTCCAATCCACAATCTACGATTTTTAGTGAAAGAGATACGCTGTTTGTTGATGTGGTCCTACCACTAGCATTGGCAAGAACATATACGTATCGTATTCCGGTTGACTGGAATGATCGTGTGCAGGTCGGTTTACGAGTCATCGTGCAATTTGGACGGAATAAGATCTATTCTGCGGTTGTCAAGTCCATTAGCCAGGAAGCACCAAAGCACTATGAAGCAAAGTATATTTTGGACATCATTGATGAAAAACCCATTGTCAATTTAGCTCAGTTTAAACTGTGGGACTGGCTAGCCGATTATTACATGTGTAGTTTGGGCGAAGTCATGCAGGCAGCGCTGCCCTCGGCATTGAAGCTGGCCAGTGAGACCAAAGTCGTTTCATCGATTGGGGAAGAATTTGACCGTTCTACACTTTCAGATAAGGAGTATCTTATCATCGAAGCTTTGGAGGTGGCGGGAGAACTTAAAGTCAATGATATTGTGAAATTGCTGGGACAAAAAACAGTCTTCCCTATATTGAAGCAATTATTTGACAAAGGGATTGTTTTGATTTCTGAAGAGATTACAGAACGGTATAAGCCTAAGACCAAAGCATTTTTGCGTTTTGCACCCGACTTTCGAAATGAAGATGCAAAAAGAGAATTGTTGGACAGTTTAAACCGTGCACCAAAACAACAAGATGCGGTATTGGCATTTATGCAGCTGGTCAAAAAAACGGAGGAAATTACGCGACCCATGTTGACGGAGGCCTCGGGCTGTGGTAACGGTGCAATTACGGCTTTGATTGACAAAGGTGTTTTTGAAATAAAGGAAAAGGTTGTATCCCGGTTTCAGGGGGAAGATATCGAACTGGATGCCAATTTTCAATTTAATGAAAATCAGCAAAGGGCTTATACCGAAATACAAGCGTCGTTTGAGGAGAAGGACGTTACGCTGTTGCATGGTGTGACTGCTTCGGGAAAAACGCAGATTTATATACGCCTTATCGAACAAGCAATCGCTGCGGGAAAATCAGCCCTCTATCTACTGCCTGAGATTGCGCTGACAGCGCAGATTACAGCGCGCTTAAAGTTGCATTTCGGTGATAAACTGGGGGTGTACCACTCTAAGTTTAATGATAATGAACGTGCCGAGGTGTGGCATAAAGTAATGAAAAATGAATTTCAGGTTGTGATTGGGGCTCGTTCTTCCGTCTTTCTGCCATTTCAGGATTTAGGGATTATCATTGTTGATGAAGAGCATGAAAGCTCCTATAAACAGTTTGACCCAGCTCCACGTTACCATGCCCGCGATACGGCCATTTACCTCGGATTTCTACATCAGACCAAAGTGCTGTTGGGATCCGCGACGCCTTCTTTGGAAAGCTATTACAATGCCAAAGCTAAGAAGTATGGTTTTGTGCAACTGCTTGAGCGTTATGGCAACGCACAATTGCCAAGTATTGAGTTGGTGAATATTCCCGAAGAAGGAAGAAAGGAAAATATGTTTTCTTATTTTTCGGGTACCTTGTTAAAGGCAATCGAAGAAGCTGTAAAAAATAAAGAGCAGGTTATATTATTTCAAAACAGACGTGGTCACACGACAATGATCCAGTGTAATACCTGTGGATTTGTTGCAAAATGTGTCAATTGTGATGTCAGCTTAACCTATCACAAGAGCTCTAATATGATGCATTGCCATTATTGTGGTCATGTTGAGCCTCCACTTCGTGTTTGTCCAGCCTGTGGAATGCCCCATATCGAAAGTAAAGGCTTCGGTACAGAACGGGTAGAGGAAGAACTTGAAATCCTGATGCCCGAAATCCGCATCGGTCGCTTGGATCTGGATTCCACAAAAGGCAAATATGGTTTCGACAAAATTATCACGGCTTTTGATGAGCATGAATTTGATGTTCTTATAGGGACACAAATGGTCGCTAAGGGGCTCGATTTCGGAAGAGTAAGCCTTATCGGTGTTGTCAATGCAGATACGATCATTAACTTTCCGGATTTCCGTTCGTATGAACGATCATTTTCGTTATTTTCCCAGGTAGCAGGACGCGCAGGTCGACGTGAAGCCGGCGGAAAAGTGATCATCCAAAGCTATACCACGAATCATCGGGTGTTAGAACAGGTGGTCAATAACGACTACGAGGGCATGTTTATGACGGAAATTACAGAACGGAAAAACTACCTTTATCCGCCTTTCTACCGTCTCATTCGGATTGATATTAAACATACGGATTTTCAGAAATGCTATGATTCGGCCAATCGTTTTGCCTCGGCGCTGCGGCAACAGTTGGGTGCAAGGGTATTGGGACCTGAGCCGCCCTTAGTTTCACGGGTGCGGAATAATTTTATCCAGACCATTACCCTGAAGATTGAACGAACAAATATTAGTATTGCAAAGGTCAAGGAATTGATCCGTTCGGTTCATCTCGATTTTGAAATCGATAAAACCAATGCTGGTGTACGCGTTCAGGTCGATGTAGATCCCTATTAG
- a CDS encoding DUF423 domain-containing protein, translating to MNKKIILAASLLGALAVILGAFGAHGLEGKVSTYHIETWKTANQYHFYHTFALLFLSTFSRAKTYSIKVSFIAFLIGILFFSGSLYVLSVREITGFGNPSILGPITPLGGLSLIVGWVALFIAALKNKS from the coding sequence ATGAATAAGAAAATCATTTTAGCCGCTTCGTTGTTGGGAGCATTAGCTGTAATATTAGGTGCCTTTGGCGCTCATGGTCTAGAAGGAAAGGTAAGTACATATCATATTGAAACTTGGAAAACTGCAAATCAGTATCATTTCTATCATACCTTCGCCCTGTTATTTTTATCTACTTTTTCGCGGGCAAAGACGTACTCAATTAAAGTATCATTTATTGCTTTCCTCATTGGTATACTTTTTTTCTCAGGATCGTTGTATGTCTTAAGTGTGCGAGAAATAACCGGCTTTGGCAATCCGTCTATTTTAGGACCTATCACGCCTTTGGGAGGATTGTCTTTGATCGTTGGCTGGGTTGCACTATTTATAGCAGCGCTAAAAAATAAATCGTAA
- a CDS encoding DHH family phosphoesterase — MLKSEELKELLAEPKRIVITTHYKPDGDALGSSLGLYFWLTSKGHQVNLIVPSDFPAFLDWLPGLENVQIYTQDIDLHNQQIDAAELIFCLDFNGLARIHEMGEPIRQAKGIKCMIDHHLDPEGFEDYAFWDPSAAATAQLIYRFLVHEMQDPDHISADMATCLYTGIMTDTGSFRFRSTTAEIHRIIASLIDCGAQNWAIHEEIYNSSSESRLKFLGFCLLNRLEVIHEYNTAIIHVTKADLTQFEVITGDTEGLVNYALSIKGIRLAALIIDRNEQIKLSLRSIGEVPCNEICKLYFNGGGHLNASGGNSKESLEAVIAKFKSVLPNYKEILTK, encoded by the coding sequence ATGCTGAAATCGGAAGAATTAAAAGAGTTATTGGCTGAACCAAAACGTATTGTAATTACAACGCACTACAAACCAGATGGGGACGCTTTGGGTTCATCTTTAGGATTGTACTTTTGGTTGACCTCGAAAGGACACCAGGTAAATCTCATTGTACCATCAGACTTTCCTGCTTTTTTGGATTGGCTACCTGGCTTGGAAAATGTACAAATTTATACACAGGATATTGACCTGCACAATCAACAGATTGACGCAGCTGAATTAATTTTCTGCTTGGATTTCAATGGTCTTGCCCGTATTCACGAAATGGGTGAACCTATTCGTCAAGCGAAGGGAATCAAATGCATGATTGATCACCATTTAGATCCGGAAGGCTTTGAAGACTACGCATTTTGGGATCCATCTGCAGCAGCGACTGCACAATTGATCTATCGCTTCTTGGTCCATGAGATGCAAGATCCAGACCATATCAGTGCAGACATGGCGACATGCCTATATACCGGTATTATGACCGATACGGGCTCTTTCCGCTTCCGTTCGACCACTGCTGAAATTCACCGCATCATTGCATCACTCATTGATTGCGGCGCACAAAACTGGGCTATTCACGAAGAGATTTATAATAGTTCGTCTGAAAGCCGCCTGAAATTCTTAGGGTTCTGTCTACTGAATCGTCTAGAGGTTATCCATGAATATAACACCGCTATTATCCATGTCACCAAAGCGGATCTCACGCAGTTTGAAGTTATCACCGGCGATACCGAAGGATTGGTCAATTATGCACTTTCGATCAAAGGAATTCGATTGGCTGCTTTAATTATTGACAGAAATGAACAAATTAAACTATCTTTGCGTTCGATTGGAGAAGTTCCTTGCAATGAGATCTGTAAATTGTATTTCAATGGGGGTGGGCATCTTAACGCTTCAGGCGGTAATTCGAAAGAAAGCCTCGAAGCAGTGATTGCAAAATTCAAATCGGTTTTACCAAATTATAAAGAAATATTAACAAAATAA
- a CDS encoding FKBP-type peptidyl-prolyl cis-trans isomerase, with amino-acid sequence MKKAILFFAAAGLLMTSCQKFKKAEGGLEYKIVDDNAKEKAVSGDLLALDMVVKTDRDSTMQSTYDMGVPQIVQLYPDSIIAKNPGDPTGLFKYVGEGDSLVFKINLDSMAAKTHQPKPEFADKFIVYSIKVKKHFKKGKLTDQQLGEQVQKYFEEELNKHKAAEPAKLEKYIKDKNLKTTKTASGLQYVITKPGTGTNAKVGDSIHVNYVGSLTTGKVFDTNLPDVAKKEKVFNPQRPYEALKFQLGVDGVIPGWTEAFQLFNKGTKATLVIPSSLAYGDRPSGVIPPYAPLVFEVEVLDIKPGKVPAPTATTPGMVAPTGTTAPAATAPATKAPAAKK; translated from the coding sequence ATGAAGAAAGCAATTCTATTTTTCGCGGCTGCCGGTCTTTTGATGACGTCATGCCAAAAATTCAAAAAGGCTGAAGGTGGTCTTGAGTATAAAATCGTAGACGATAATGCAAAAGAAAAAGCAGTATCAGGCGATTTATTAGCACTCGACATGGTTGTGAAAACGGACAGAGATTCTACAATGCAAAGTACGTATGACATGGGAGTCCCTCAAATCGTTCAATTATATCCAGATAGTATCATCGCAAAAAATCCAGGTGACCCTACTGGTCTATTCAAATACGTAGGTGAAGGCGATAGCTTGGTATTCAAAATTAACTTGGATTCTATGGCTGCTAAAACACACCAACCAAAACCAGAGTTTGCAGATAAATTCATTGTTTATTCGATCAAAGTCAAAAAACACTTCAAAAAAGGAAAATTAACTGACCAACAATTGGGCGAACAAGTTCAGAAATATTTTGAAGAAGAATTGAACAAACACAAAGCTGCTGAACCAGCTAAACTTGAAAAATACATCAAGGATAAAAACTTAAAAACAACAAAAACAGCTTCAGGTCTTCAATACGTAATCACGAAACCTGGAACAGGAACAAATGCAAAAGTAGGTGATTCTATTCATGTGAACTATGTAGGTTCATTAACTACAGGAAAAGTATTTGATACAAACCTTCCAGATGTAGCTAAAAAAGAGAAAGTTTTCAATCCTCAACGTCCTTATGAGGCATTAAAGTTCCAATTAGGTGTTGATGGTGTGATCCCAGGATGGACTGAAGCTTTCCAATTGTTTAACAAAGGTACAAAAGCAACTTTAGTCATTCCTTCATCTTTGGCTTATGGCGATCGCCCTTCAGGTGTTATCCCTCCATATGCTCCTTTAGTATTTGAAGTAGAAGTATTGGATATTAAACCTGGAAAAGTTCCTGCTCCTACAGCAACAACTCCAGGCATGGTAGCGCCTACTGGAACTACTGCTCCAGCGGCAACAGCTCCTGCAACGAAAGCTCCAGCAGCAAAAAAATAA
- a CDS encoding ABC transporter permease, with protein sequence MKKFLELIQREFKLFFNNKVLLMLFLGAPVLYGVLVGHVYQQGKVTQMPIVVVDEDNSPLSSSFIDMLSDNESIDVARVLPSLFDSKDIAMQYEATTIVHIPKGFASGVQQGRLPEMTVFVDGANTLTSNTAMMAVNVCASTLKAGIQIQAQMKRGVPAKIAAQQYEPFKTTFVKQNIRSGNYLYFMLPGVLITVLQQVLLLGLALSFSSEFESNTFPELVRKIGNPIGLILVKILPYVLMSVGILVLYWGFGQYYRMPLQAEFGRFVLCTFVFLLAVCFIGVLVSIVLPSQLKSTEVLMVIATPAFILSGFTWPSSLMPGWIQAIANVIPSTHYLRIFRLMFIQHAENYHTDKALIALTIIMIISFILAVVILWLKIRKIKKEDKKVNA encoded by the coding sequence GTGAAAAAATTTTTAGAATTGATCCAACGGGAGTTTAAGCTCTTTTTCAATAATAAAGTGCTATTGATGCTTTTTCTAGGGGCGCCGGTATTATACGGTGTCTTGGTGGGACACGTTTATCAACAAGGTAAGGTAACGCAGATGCCGATCGTTGTGGTTGATGAGGATAATAGCCCCTTAAGCAGTTCATTTATTGATATGCTTTCCGATAATGAGAGTATTGACGTTGCCCGTGTATTACCGTCCTTATTTGATTCAAAAGATATTGCCATGCAATATGAGGCAACAACGATTGTGCATATTCCCAAGGGTTTTGCATCTGGAGTACAACAGGGACGTTTGCCCGAAATGACTGTTTTCGTAGATGGTGCCAATACATTGACCTCCAATACCGCCATGATGGCTGTTAATGTTTGTGCCTCGACGTTGAAAGCGGGCATACAGATTCAGGCGCAAATGAAACGTGGTGTTCCCGCAAAGATTGCTGCACAGCAGTACGAACCTTTTAAGACAACTTTTGTTAAGCAAAATATCCGAAGTGGAAATTACCTGTATTTTATGCTGCCGGGAGTGCTAATTACCGTGCTGCAGCAGGTCTTGCTCTTAGGTTTGGCTTTGTCTTTTTCCTCCGAATTTGAAAGTAATACATTTCCAGAACTTGTACGTAAAATCGGTAATCCGATTGGACTTATTCTTGTTAAGATATTACCTTATGTTTTGATGTCTGTTGGTATTCTGGTTTTATATTGGGGTTTTGGTCAGTATTACCGTATGCCTTTACAGGCCGAATTTGGTCGCTTTGTCCTGTGTACTTTTGTCTTTTTGCTCGCCGTATGTTTTATCGGTGTACTCGTCAGTATTGTACTGCCTTCGCAGTTGAAATCGACTGAAGTGCTTATGGTCATTGCGACGCCAGCATTTATCTTGAGTGGCTTTACCTGGCCGTCGAGTCTAATGCCAGGATGGATACAGGCAATAGCAAATGTAATCCCATCGACCCATTATCTACGAATTTTTAGGTTAATGTTTATTCAGCATGCTGAAAATTACCATACCGATAAGGCCCTGATCGCATTAACCATCATCATGATCATCAGTTTTATATTGGCCGTAGTAATACTGTGGCTAAAAATACGGAAGATCAAAAAAGAAGATAAAAAGGTTAACGCATAA
- a CDS encoding HlyD family secretion protein yields MKNLYGILSLFIFVSCTNQVKEKPIEGKVEREQVTVVTKVPGKIAKLLVEEGDFVHAGDTLAILSIPEVDAKEEQAKGALQSADAQYNMAVRGATKGQLVQLQAKVDGLKEQYEFAKKSIGRLDALLQDSLIPQQKYDETYAKYQGAKNQYLAAQAELAEARGGARQEQQIMALGQKERALGAISEVNVAAQEKYVIAPQDMSVETINLKVGELAMAGYPIINGFLDRSTYFRFTLPENKMGKLQKGEAVEVEIPYLNHKKVKAKVISIKALNSYASIASAYPDFDPQQAVFELKVIPEDAAGSKDLLTKTLVVLHAN; encoded by the coding sequence ATGAAGAATTTATATGGGATATTATCGCTGTTTATTTTTGTTTCTTGTACAAATCAAGTGAAAGAGAAGCCTATTGAAGGTAAGGTGGAGCGTGAGCAAGTGACGGTCGTGACAAAGGTCCCGGGAAAAATTGCGAAGCTTCTGGTTGAAGAAGGGGACTTTGTGCATGCGGGTGATACCTTGGCTATTTTGAGTATTCCCGAAGTGGATGCTAAAGAAGAACAGGCAAAAGGGGCACTACAGTCTGCTGATGCACAATATAACATGGCAGTCCGGGGCGCTACAAAAGGACAACTCGTGCAATTGCAGGCGAAGGTAGATGGACTTAAGGAACAATATGAATTTGCGAAAAAATCTATAGGTCGGTTGGATGCCCTTCTGCAGGACAGTCTTATTCCACAACAAAAGTACGACGAGACCTACGCCAAATATCAGGGAGCCAAAAATCAATATCTTGCAGCACAGGCTGAATTAGCTGAAGCAAGGGGTGGGGCTAGACAGGAACAGCAGATTATGGCCTTGGGGCAAAAAGAACGTGCACTTGGAGCGATCTCTGAAGTCAATGTTGCTGCGCAGGAGAAATATGTCATTGCTCCACAGGACATGAGTGTGGAGACGATTAATCTGAAAGTCGGTGAATTGGCGATGGCTGGTTATCCCATTATAAATGGTTTCCTCGATCGATCGACCTATTTTAGATTCACATTGCCCGAAAATAAAATGGGAAAACTTCAAAAAGGAGAGGCCGTGGAAGTAGAAATTCCTTACTTGAATCATAAAAAGGTTAAAGCGAAGGTGATTAGTATTAAAGCCTTAAATTCGTATGCAAGCATCGCCTCAGCTTATCCTGATTTCGATCCGCAACAGGCTGTATTTGAATTGAAGGTTATCCCTGAAGATGCTGCCGGTAGCAAAGATTTGTTAACAAAAACGCTTGTGGTTCTCCATGCGAATTAA
- a CDS encoding TolC family protein → MMNKRLCLGLLTLASVMFINKLHAQSLIDPSVKDIIQKAFQTNKELKLKAYEVDKARLEADGVKANRLPHVSALGLYGYVHSNGSIDIPTVNIPLLNLGLFEGATGFSMHGQAAYAGVSVKQIIFSGLQIPNGIKALQEKAAAQQYLESASRETLSKDIIASFDQLMLLDEVDKLIVDSEKRLKKEQEKVNKAIQNGLAIPYDRDKLKLALLELEEKKVELSGNRDLLCQKIEQETGVSFQEVGGIHYGLKPIFLSELPRDVEQRSELKALDASSKAYEYLYKKEKGGALPAVFAFGSANYLNVFNSKLTVKDQPLFGTVNLPLNSIKGSPNVMVGVGVKWDLYTGGEHHNKIKQVKLDQHINTTKREDTQEKLNLLLSKNTVTYTTGNQKLKVGEQQLKVAENNLSMAVKQYQAGLIDVTELLAAENDWYKVNLGYFNNVLQQRTAAVELLHTSGKLLQTIHE, encoded by the coding sequence ATGATGAATAAGAGGTTATGCCTGGGTTTGTTGACTTTGGCGTCGGTTATGTTTATAAACAAACTACATGCGCAATCATTGATTGACCCATCGGTAAAAGACATTATTCAAAAAGCCTTTCAGACAAATAAAGAATTGAAATTGAAGGCTTACGAAGTCGATAAAGCACGTCTGGAAGCTGATGGTGTTAAAGCAAATCGGTTGCCGCACGTCTCCGCACTCGGGCTATACGGTTATGTACATAGCAATGGGAGTATTGATATTCCTACAGTTAATATTCCTTTGTTGAACCTAGGCCTGTTTGAAGGAGCAACAGGATTTAGTATGCATGGGCAAGCTGCTTATGCGGGAGTGTCTGTAAAGCAGATTATCTTTTCCGGATTACAGATTCCGAATGGAATAAAAGCATTGCAGGAGAAAGCTGCGGCTCAACAATATTTAGAATCGGCCAGTCGAGAGACACTCTCAAAGGATATTATAGCATCTTTTGATCAGTTGATGCTGTTGGATGAGGTGGATAAATTAATTGTAGATTCTGAAAAGCGATTAAAGAAAGAGCAGGAAAAGGTGAATAAAGCAATTCAAAATGGACTTGCAATACCTTATGATCGAGATAAATTGAAATTGGCATTACTGGAATTGGAAGAGAAAAAGGTAGAACTTTCTGGCAATCGGGATTTGTTGTGCCAAAAGATCGAACAAGAAACAGGCGTGTCTTTTCAGGAGGTTGGTGGAATTCATTATGGACTTAAACCTATATTTTTGTCAGAGCTACCACGTGATGTCGAACAAAGATCCGAATTGAAAGCACTAGATGCTTCTTCAAAAGCGTATGAATATCTGTATAAAAAAGAGAAGGGGGGAGCTCTTCCTGCTGTCTTTGCCTTTGGATCTGCAAACTATCTGAATGTCTTCAATTCCAAACTCACGGTGAAAGACCAACCCCTGTTTGGTACAGTCAATTTGCCACTTAATTCCATCAAGGGAAGTCCAAATGTCATGGTCGGCGTAGGGGTTAAATGGGATCTCTATACTGGTGGGGAACATCACAATAAGATTAAGCAAGTCAAACTCGATCAACATATCAATACAACCAAGCGGGAAGATACGCAGGAAAAGTTAAATCTATTATTGAGCAAGAATACAGTCACCTATACGACTGGCAACCAAAAGTTGAAAGTAGGGGAACAGCAGTTGAAAGTTGCCGAAAATAACCTTTCTATGGCTGTTAAACAGTATCAAGCCGGCTTAATAGATGTTACGGAGTTATTGGCTGCTGAAAACGATTGGTACAAAGTTAATTTGGGTTATTTTAACAATGTATTGCAGCAACGTACTGCTGCGGTCGAATTACTACATACATCAGGAAAATTATTACAAACTATACATGAGTAA
- a CDS encoding TatD family hydrolase, whose product MLLTDTHTHIYYHAGTEKLQEHLQRCFDNGIQRLFLPNVNSASIKPVFDTVAAYPDHCFPMLGLHPCDVKENYVEELETIRKSLETHKVHAIGEIGLDLYWDKSTLEIQKDAFRTQVQWAKELNLPIDIHCREAFTELFELLEELHDDRLFGVLHCFTGSLEQAHQAIDLGFALGIGGVVTFKKAGLDQVVKEIDLKHIVLETDAPYLAPVPFRGKENESSYLVYVAQKVADLHQISVEKVAEITTENSKRIFGI is encoded by the coding sequence ATGTTGCTTACAGATACACATACACACATTTATTACCATGCAGGAACCGAAAAACTGCAAGAACATCTACAACGTTGCTTTGATAATGGCATACAACGCCTTTTTTTGCCGAATGTGAATAGCGCTTCCATAAAACCTGTATTTGATACCGTAGCAGCTTATCCAGACCATTGTTTTCCCATGCTTGGATTACATCCCTGCGACGTAAAGGAAAACTATGTGGAAGAGTTAGAAACCATCCGAAAGAGCTTGGAAACACACAAAGTCCATGCCATAGGTGAGATCGGGCTGGATCTTTATTGGGATAAAAGCACGCTTGAAATTCAAAAAGATGCCTTTCGAACTCAGGTTCAATGGGCTAAAGAATTAAATTTACCAATCGATATCCATTGCCGGGAAGCCTTTACTGAATTGTTCGAATTATTGGAAGAACTCCACGACGACAGACTGTTTGGCGTTCTGCACTGCTTTACGGGCAGCCTGGAGCAGGCCCATCAGGCGATCGATTTAGGATTCGCCCTTGGTATTGGCGGAGTCGTTACCTTTAAAAAAGCGGGCTTAGATCAAGTGGTTAAAGAAATAGACTTGAAGCATATCGTTCTTGAGACCGATGCACCCTATCTGGCACCTGTCCCTTTCCGCGGTAAAGAAAATGAGAGCAGCTATTTGGTTTACGTCGCTCAAAAAGTAGCTGACCTGCATCAGATTTCCGTCGAGAAGGTAGCCGAAATCACAACAGAAAATTCAAAACGTATATTTGGTATATAA
- a CDS encoding asparaginase — protein sequence MHNIFIIYTGGTIGMVKDETGTFVPFDFELIKRNLPDLSRLDYKLTVHSFEPIIDSSNMKPEIWIEMAQIIKDNYANYDGFVILHGSDTMAFTASVLSFMLEGLQKPVILSGSQLPIGEIRTDARENMMTALEIASAKQDGISIIQEVCILFDNKLFRGNRSFKYNSAKFEAFRSPNYPVLVEAGIHLKYNTDALLNNIDKEFILHTKLDNRVAVLKLFPGISAQTIKAVLDSDVRSIVMETFGSGNTTTDTWFLDLLKEAIEQGKNILNISQCKVGSVELGRYETSQGLKSIGVLNGYDLTFEAAVTKLMYLQGELEDQKEVAYWIEKDIRGELTIND from the coding sequence ATGCATAATATCTTTATTATCTACACAGGTGGGACCATTGGAATGGTTAAAGATGAAACAGGAACATTCGTTCCTTTCGACTTTGAATTGATCAAACGTAATCTCCCTGATTTAAGTCGCTTAGACTATAAGCTGACCGTGCACTCTTTCGAACCTATTATCGATTCATCCAACATGAAGCCTGAAATATGGATTGAAATGGCACAAATTATTAAGGATAACTATGCGAATTACGACGGTTTTGTTATTCTACATGGTTCCGATACAATGGCTTTTACGGCCTCCGTACTGAGCTTTATGTTGGAAGGACTTCAAAAACCGGTCATTTTATCCGGCTCTCAGCTACCTATCGGTGAGATCCGAACGGACGCCAGGGAAAATATGATGACAGCGTTGGAAATCGCTTCGGCGAAGCAGGATGGCATCTCCATTATCCAAGAGGTATGTATTCTTTTCGACAATAAATTATTCCGCGGCAATCGCTCATTTAAATACAATTCGGCCAAATTTGAGGCCTTTAGATCGCCAAACTATCCCGTATTGGTCGAAGCTGGGATTCACCTTAAATACAATACAGATGCTTTATTAAATAATATTGATAAAGAATTTATCCTACATACCAAACTGGACAACAGGGTAGCTGTATTAAAATTATTTCCGGGAATCTCTGCGCAAACTATCAAAGCAGTCCTGGATTCCGATGTCCGCTCCATAGTTATGGAAACATTCGGATCGGGCAATACAACCACCGACACTTGGTTTCTGGATCTATTGAAGGAAGCCATTGAACAAGGTAAAAATATCCTCAACATTTCACAATGTAAAGTAGGGTCTGTTGAATTAGGTCGTTATGAGACTTCACAAGGACTTAAATCTATCGGCGTGCTCAATGGCTACGACCTTACATTTGAAGCGGCAGTAACTAAATTGATGTATCTTCAAGGTGAGTTAGAAGATCAAAAAGAAGTCGCCTATTGGATTGAAAAGGATATTCGTGGTGAATTGACAATCAATGACTAA